The Azospirillum baldaniorum genome window below encodes:
- a CDS encoding LysR family transcriptional regulator yields the protein MDRLQAMRIFVKVAETESFAEAARHLRLSAPAVTRAVAALEELIGARLFVRTTRSVKVTEAGARYLEDCRRILSDITEAEAAAGGIYATPTGTLAVTASALFGPMHVLPIVTEYLDRYPGMRAQTFFVDRPVNIVEEGIDVAVRIGHLPDSGLTAIRVGTVRRVVCGAPAYFERHGVPQTPADLKHHRIAVSTGAWASPEWRFARDQRVTIDPVLQCNTNEAVIATAKAGWGLTRVLHYQIGPALLAGELRIVLADHEEPPLPIHVLHPEGRHAPAKVRAFVDLAVARLRENRFLN from the coding sequence ATGGACCGGTTGCAGGCGATGCGGATCTTCGTGAAGGTCGCGGAAACGGAGAGCTTCGCCGAAGCCGCCCGCCACCTGCGTCTGAGCGCGCCCGCGGTGACGCGCGCCGTAGCGGCCCTCGAGGAGTTGATCGGCGCCCGCCTGTTTGTGCGCACCACCCGCTCGGTGAAGGTCACCGAAGCCGGGGCGCGCTACCTCGAGGACTGCCGCCGCATTCTCTCGGACATCACGGAGGCGGAAGCTGCGGCGGGCGGCATCTACGCCACCCCGACCGGGACGCTCGCCGTTACCGCCTCCGCGCTGTTCGGGCCGATGCATGTGCTGCCGATCGTGACCGAGTATCTGGACCGTTACCCCGGCATGCGCGCGCAGACCTTCTTCGTCGACCGCCCGGTGAACATCGTGGAGGAAGGCATCGACGTCGCCGTGCGCATCGGCCACCTGCCAGATTCCGGGCTCACCGCCATCCGGGTCGGCACGGTCCGGCGCGTGGTCTGCGGCGCCCCGGCCTATTTCGAACGCCACGGCGTCCCGCAGACGCCGGCCGACCTCAAGCACCACCGCATCGCCGTGTCGACCGGCGCCTGGGCGTCGCCGGAGTGGCGGTTCGCGCGGGACCAGCGGGTGACCATCGACCCGGTCCTGCAATGCAACACCAACGAGGCGGTGATCGCGACCGCCAAGGCGGGCTGGGGCCTCACCCGGGTGCTCCATTACCAGATCGGCCCGGCCCTGCTGGCCGGCGAGCTTCGGATCGTGCTCGCCGACCATGAGGAACCGCCCCTGCCCATCCACGTCCTCCACCCCGAGGGGCGCCACGCGCCGGCCAAGGTGAGGGCTTTCGTGGACCTCGCCGTGGCCCGCCTGCGCGAAAACCGCTTCCTCAATTAA
- a CDS encoding DUF1348 family protein, with protein sequence MSRPPLPPFSEESAIEKVRLAEDGWNSRDPAKVALAYTTDTRWRNRAEFANGRAEVEAFLTRKWNRELDYRLIKELWAFGGNRIAVRYAYEYHDDSGQWFRAYGNENWEFAEDGLMRVRHASINEHPIAEAERKFHWPLGRRPDDHPGLSHFGF encoded by the coding sequence ATGTCCCGTCCCCCTCTGCCCCCCTTCAGCGAAGAATCCGCCATCGAAAAGGTCCGTCTGGCGGAAGACGGCTGGAACAGCCGCGACCCCGCCAAGGTCGCGCTGGCCTACACCACCGACACGCGCTGGCGGAACCGCGCGGAGTTCGCCAACGGCCGCGCCGAGGTCGAAGCCTTCCTGACCCGCAAGTGGAACCGCGAGTTGGACTACCGGCTGATCAAGGAGCTGTGGGCGTTCGGCGGCAACCGCATCGCCGTGCGCTACGCCTACGAGTACCACGACGACAGCGGCCAGTGGTTCCGCGCCTACGGCAACGAGAACTGGGAGTTCGCCGAGGATGGGCTGATGCGCGTCCGCCACGCCAGCATCAACGAGCACCCGATCGCCGAGGCCGAGCGCAAGTTCCACTGGCCGCTGGGCCGCCGTCCGGACGACCATCCGGGCCTCAGCCATTTCGGCTTCTGA
- the xylA gene encoding xylose isomerase: protein MTEAYFTGVERIRYEGPDSDTPLAYRWYDPDRMVLGRRMADHLRVAVCYWHSFCWPGSDPFGGGTLDRPWMRAGDPVALAEAKMDVAFELFGKLGVPFFTFHDRDVAPEMGSLRETQATFARLTERLQGCIERSGVKLLWGTANLFSHPRYMAGAATNPDPEVFACAAAQVRDALEATHRLGGVNYVLWGGREGYDTLLNTDMARELDQLGRFLTMVVEHKHKIGFTGTILIEPKPMEPTKHQYDHDVATVYGFLKRYGLEKEVAVNIEVNHATLAGHSFEHEVATALALGVFGSIDMNRGDPQNGWDTDQFPNDHVELALPMARILESGGFTTGGFNFDAKIRRQSVEPDDLLHAHVGGIDTLARALLAGARLVEDGRLRSLRAERYAGWKGDLGQKLLGGLDLAGAADAGLGFDPRPRSGRQEMLENLVNRLV from the coding sequence ATGACCGAAGCCTATTTCACCGGCGTCGAGCGCATCCGTTACGAAGGACCGGACAGCGACACCCCGCTCGCCTACCGCTGGTACGACCCCGACCGCATGGTCCTGGGCCGGCGGATGGCCGACCACCTGCGCGTCGCCGTCTGCTACTGGCACAGCTTCTGCTGGCCCGGTTCCGATCCCTTCGGCGGCGGCACGCTGGACCGGCCCTGGATGCGCGCCGGCGATCCGGTGGCGCTGGCCGAGGCGAAGATGGACGTGGCGTTCGAGCTGTTCGGGAAGCTCGGCGTGCCCTTCTTCACCTTCCACGACCGCGACGTGGCGCCCGAGATGGGCTCGCTGCGGGAAACGCAGGCGACCTTCGCCCGCCTGACCGAGCGGTTGCAGGGCTGCATCGAGCGCAGCGGCGTCAAACTGCTGTGGGGCACCGCCAACCTGTTCTCGCACCCCCGATACATGGCCGGCGCGGCCACCAACCCCGACCCGGAGGTCTTCGCCTGCGCGGCGGCGCAGGTGCGCGACGCGCTGGAGGCGACGCACCGGCTGGGCGGCGTCAATTACGTGCTGTGGGGCGGGCGCGAGGGCTACGACACGCTGCTCAACACCGACATGGCGCGCGAGCTGGACCAGCTCGGCCGCTTCCTGACGATGGTGGTCGAACACAAGCACAAGATCGGCTTCACCGGCACCATCCTGATTGAGCCCAAGCCCATGGAGCCGACCAAGCACCAGTACGACCACGACGTGGCGACGGTCTACGGCTTCCTGAAGCGCTACGGGCTGGAAAAGGAGGTCGCCGTCAACATCGAGGTCAACCACGCCACGCTGGCCGGCCACAGCTTCGAGCATGAGGTGGCGACGGCGCTGGCGCTGGGCGTCTTCGGCTCCATCGACATGAACCGGGGCGACCCGCAGAACGGCTGGGACACCGACCAGTTCCCCAACGACCATGTGGAGCTGGCGCTGCCCATGGCGCGCATCCTGGAGTCCGGCGGCTTCACCACCGGCGGCTTCAACTTCGACGCCAAGATCCGGCGCCAGAGCGTCGAGCCGGACGACCTGCTGCACGCCCATGTCGGCGGCATCGACACGCTGGCCCGCGCGCTGCTTGCCGGGGCGCGCCTCGTCGAAGACGGCCGGCTGCGCAGCCTGCGCGCGGAGCGCTACGCCGGTTGGAAGGGCGATCTCGGGCAAAAGCTCCTTGGCGGGCTGGATCTCGCCGGAGCGGCGGACGCCGGCCTTGGCTTCGATCCCCGGCCGCGGTCGGGCCGGCAGGAGATGTTGGAGAATCTGGTGAACCGCCTCGTCTGA
- a CDS encoding Gfo/Idh/MocA family protein — MTIEGKTASGPNRRLRLGMVGGGRGAFIGAVHRIAARLDDRYELRAGALSSDPERARVSGADLFLPPERCYASFAEMARAEAARDDGIDVVSIVTPNHLHHDAAKAFLEAGIHVICDKPLTTTVEDAEDLAAAVERSGLVFALTHNYTGYPMVRQARAMVAAGDLGALRVVQVEYPQDWLSTRLEESGQKQAQWRTDPARSGIAGCVGDIGTHAFQLAEFVTGLRCTRLAADLTAFVEGRRLDDNAHMMLRFGNGARGMLWASQVAPGHENGLRLRVYGDKGGLEWFQEQPNHLRFSPLGEPPRTITRGGPGSDGAAAHATRIPSGHPEGYLEGFAQIYRDAADLIVARMGGAAAGAPAALVPTVRDGVRGVRFIHAAVESSRRDAAWVEL; from the coding sequence ATGACCATCGAAGGGAAGACGGCCTCCGGGCCGAACCGCCGGCTGCGCCTGGGCATGGTCGGCGGCGGGCGGGGCGCCTTCATCGGGGCGGTGCACCGCATCGCCGCCCGCCTCGACGACCGTTACGAGCTGCGGGCCGGGGCGCTGTCCTCCGACCCGGAGCGGGCACGGGTCAGCGGCGCCGACCTGTTCCTGCCGCCGGAGCGCTGCTACGCCAGCTTTGCCGAGATGGCGCGGGCCGAGGCGGCGCGCGACGACGGCATCGACGTGGTCAGCATCGTGACGCCCAACCACCTGCACCACGACGCCGCCAAGGCGTTCCTGGAGGCGGGCATCCACGTCATCTGCGACAAGCCGCTGACCACCACGGTGGAGGACGCGGAGGATCTGGCGGCGGCGGTGGAGCGCAGCGGCCTCGTCTTCGCGCTGACCCACAACTACACCGGCTACCCGATGGTGCGGCAGGCCCGCGCCATGGTGGCGGCCGGTGACCTGGGCGCCCTCCGCGTCGTGCAGGTCGAATACCCGCAGGACTGGCTGAGCACCCGGCTGGAGGAAAGCGGGCAGAAGCAGGCGCAATGGCGGACCGACCCGGCGCGCAGCGGCATCGCCGGCTGCGTCGGTGATATCGGCACCCACGCCTTCCAACTGGCGGAGTTCGTCACCGGCCTGCGCTGCACGCGGCTCGCCGCCGATCTGACCGCCTTCGTGGAGGGCCGCCGGCTCGACGACAACGCGCACATGATGCTGCGCTTCGGCAACGGCGCGCGCGGCATGCTGTGGGCCAGCCAGGTGGCGCCCGGCCACGAGAACGGGCTGCGCCTGCGCGTCTACGGCGACAAGGGCGGGCTGGAGTGGTTCCAGGAGCAACCGAACCACCTGCGCTTCAGCCCGCTCGGCGAGCCGCCGCGCACCATCACGCGCGGCGGCCCCGGATCGGATGGGGCGGCGGCGCACGCCACGCGCATCCCGTCGGGCCATCCCGAAGGCTATCTGGAAGGCTTCGCCCAGATCTACCGCGACGCCGCAGACCTGATCGTCGCCCGCATGGGCGGTGCCGCCGCCGGTGCACCGGCGGCGCTCGTCCCCACCGTCCGGGACGGCGTGCGCGGCGTGCGCTTCATCCACGCCGCCGTGGAGTCGAGCCGCCGGGACGCCGCCTGGGTCGAGCTTTGA
- a CDS encoding phosphotransferase, whose amino-acid sequence MTPAPTQGDVLTTAAPAISMEEAGAILQRWFGVAGTVRELSSERDRNFHIATPDGQGYVLKFTNPAEPQPVTSFQTGAMQHVADRDPALPVPRVVPTLDGEAQAIVHIDGSAMVLRLLTYLEGTPLHAAPPSPGLMRALGTTLARLDRALADYEHPGSERDLLWDISRTAGVADRLHYVTDDRRRRMVERFVARFIDEIAPRLPALRHQVIHNDLNPHNAVVDPIGHETVTGIIDFGDALRAPLVNDLATALAYHVTSGETPFGSVVEMTRAYNAVLPLTADEVDLLPDLVAGRLALTIGITSWRAAEYPANAAYILRNAERAFAGLDRLTGDEAATARRLLHLACQKV is encoded by the coding sequence ATGACACCGGCCCCGACCCAGGGTGACGTTCTGACCACCGCCGCGCCGGCAATCTCCATGGAGGAGGCTGGCGCCATTCTGCAACGGTGGTTCGGCGTGGCCGGCACCGTCCGCGAACTGAGCAGCGAGCGCGACCGCAATTTCCACATCGCCACGCCGGATGGACAGGGCTATGTGCTGAAGTTCACCAACCCGGCGGAGCCGCAACCCGTCACAAGCTTCCAGACGGGGGCCATGCAGCATGTGGCCGACCGTGACCCGGCCTTGCCGGTGCCGCGGGTCGTGCCGACGCTGGACGGGGAGGCCCAGGCGATCGTCCACATCGACGGCAGCGCCATGGTGCTGCGGCTGCTGACCTATCTCGAAGGGACGCCGCTCCACGCCGCTCCGCCCTCGCCGGGGCTGATGCGGGCGCTGGGAACGACGCTGGCCCGGCTGGATCGGGCGCTGGCCGACTACGAGCATCCCGGCTCGGAGCGCGACCTGCTGTGGGACATCAGCCGCACCGCCGGCGTCGCCGACCGGCTGCACTATGTGACCGACGACCGGCGGCGCCGGATGGTCGAGCGCTTCGTCGCCCGCTTCATCGACGAGATCGCCCCCCGGCTGCCCGCCCTGCGCCATCAGGTGATCCACAACGACCTGAACCCCCACAACGCGGTGGTCGATCCGATCGGGCACGAGACGGTCACCGGGATCATCGACTTCGGCGACGCGCTGCGGGCGCCGCTGGTCAACGATCTGGCGACGGCGCTCGCCTACCACGTCACCAGCGGCGAGACGCCCTTCGGCTCGGTGGTCGAGATGACCCGCGCCTACAACGCCGTGCTGCCGCTGACGGCGGACGAGGTGGACCTGCTGCCCGATCTGGTGGCGGGCCGCCTCGCCCTGACCATCGGCATCACAAGCTGGCGGGCGGCCGAATACCCCGCCAACGCCGCCTACATCCTGCGCAACGCCGAACGCGCCTTCGCCGGCCTGGACCGGCTGACCGGCGACGAGGCCGCCACCGCCCGCCGCCTGCTCCATCTCGCCTGCCAGAAAGTGTGA
- a CDS encoding GntR family transcriptional regulator — protein sequence MSGFDLTLLEHDNLGGTIYQKLCEALMKGAFKPNDRLKIRDLADRLGTSVTPVRDAILRLVQDQALMLRSPRDIRVPMLTRATYLEIRDIRVNLEGLAAARAAVQATPAQIAALDALLKRNEEAMAAGNTALATELNQIFHFTVSEIADMPVLGDILRRLWLQMGPLIADVYGGAGRTMIDHHYPLMDAIRSHDGPAAARAIQADILLASGPILERIDGVHPEALAV from the coding sequence ATGAGCGGGTTCGATCTCACCCTTCTCGAACACGACAATCTCGGCGGCACGATTTACCAGAAATTGTGCGAGGCCCTGATGAAGGGCGCCTTCAAGCCGAACGACCGCCTCAAGATTCGCGATCTGGCCGACCGGCTGGGGACGAGCGTCACGCCGGTGCGCGACGCCATCCTGCGGCTGGTGCAGGATCAGGCCCTGATGCTGCGCTCGCCGCGCGACATCCGGGTTCCGATGCTGACCCGGGCCACGTATCTGGAGATCCGCGACATCCGCGTCAATCTGGAGGGGCTGGCCGCCGCGCGGGCCGCCGTACAGGCCACGCCCGCCCAGATCGCGGCTTTGGACGCCCTGCTCAAGCGCAACGAGGAGGCGATGGCCGCCGGCAACACCGCGTTGGCCACCGAACTCAACCAGATCTTCCATTTCACGGTGTCCGAGATCGCGGACATGCCGGTGCTCGGCGACATTCTGCGGCGGCTCTGGCTGCAGATGGGGCCGTTGATCGCCGACGTCTACGGCGGCGCCGGGCGCACGATGATCGACCATCACTACCCGCTGATGGACGCCATCCGCAGCCACGACGGCCCCGCCGCCGCCCGCGCCATCCAGGCCGACATCCTGCTGGCCAGCGGGCCGATCCTGGAGAGGATCGACGGCGTGCATCCCGAGGCGCTTGCCGTCTGA
- a CDS encoding glutathione S-transferase family protein yields MKLYHHPLSGHAHRARLFVSLLGLPHELVEVDLKAGAHKTPEFLALNPFGQVPVLDDDGVVVSDSNAILVYLAKKAGRSDWLPEDARNAAAVQRWLSVAAGEVAYGPAAARLVTVFGAGFNPDEVIGRAHTLLKRLDSHLSGRDWLVGLQPTIADVAIYSYVARAPEGNVDLSGYPAVNAFLRRVEGLPGFVPFAQTPAGLTAA; encoded by the coding sequence ATGAAGCTCTATCATCACCCGCTGTCGGGCCACGCGCACCGCGCCCGCCTGTTCGTGTCCCTGCTCGGACTGCCGCACGAGTTGGTCGAGGTCGACCTGAAGGCGGGCGCGCACAAGACCCCCGAATTCCTGGCGCTGAACCCGTTCGGTCAGGTCCCCGTGCTGGACGACGACGGTGTGGTCGTCTCAGACTCGAACGCCATCCTGGTCTATCTGGCGAAGAAGGCCGGCCGCAGCGACTGGCTGCCCGAGGACGCGCGGAATGCGGCGGCCGTCCAGCGCTGGCTGTCGGTCGCGGCCGGCGAGGTCGCCTACGGTCCGGCGGCGGCGCGGCTGGTCACGGTGTTCGGTGCGGGCTTCAATCCCGACGAGGTCATCGGCCGCGCGCACACCCTGCTGAAGCGGCTCGACAGCCACCTGTCCGGCCGCGACTGGCTGGTCGGCCTCCAGCCGACGATCGCCGACGTCGCCATCTACAGCTACGTCGCCCGCGCTCCGGAGGGCAACGTCGATCTGTCGGGCTACCCGGCCGTCAACGCCTTCCTCCGCCGGGTCGAGGGTCTGCCGGGCTTCGTCCCCTTCGCCCAGACTCCGGCGGGGCTCACCGCCGCGTGA
- the xylB gene encoding xylulokinase — protein sequence MYLGIDLGTSGVKAVLVDAAQRCVGQSTAPLEVSRPHPLWSEQDPKDWWAATGRAVAGLRAAHPDAMGAVRGIGLSGQMHGATLLDRQDRVLRPAILWNDGRSGAECAELERRAPTLRAIAGNRAMPGFTAPKLLWVAAHEPDLFKAVTKVLLPKDWLRLRMTGDHASDLSDSAGTLWLDVGRRAWSDELLAATGLGEAHMPRLYEGCQPTGTLRAEVVTDWGVPPGTVVAAGAGDNAAGAVGVGVVAPGSAFLSLGTSGVLFVSSNRFAPNPERGVHAFCHALTGRWHQMSVMLSAASCLSFAARLTGAADEAALLREAEAYGGDPGALVFLPYLSGERTPHNDPHAKGVFFGLTHDTDRGALVRAVLEGVTFAFADGLEALEEAGGRVERFLVIGGGARSALWGRILASALGRPLDYPAGGEVGPAFGAARLARLAVTGEEPETVCQPLEIRHTVEPDPALAAALAPRRRLFRRLYGDLKSAFREADGA from the coding sequence ATGTATCTCGGCATCGACCTGGGGACGTCCGGCGTCAAGGCGGTGCTGGTCGACGCGGCGCAACGCTGCGTCGGCCAGTCCACCGCGCCGCTGGAGGTCAGCCGCCCGCACCCGCTGTGGTCGGAGCAGGACCCGAAGGACTGGTGGGCCGCCACCGGGCGCGCCGTCGCCGGACTGCGCGCCGCGCATCCCGACGCGATGGGGGCGGTGCGGGGGATCGGCCTGTCGGGGCAGATGCACGGGGCGACCCTGCTCGACCGGCAGGACCGCGTGCTGCGCCCGGCCATCCTGTGGAACGACGGGCGCAGCGGTGCCGAATGCGCGGAGCTGGAGCGCCGCGCCCCCACCCTGCGCGCCATCGCCGGCAACCGCGCCATGCCCGGCTTCACCGCGCCCAAGCTGCTGTGGGTCGCGGCGCACGAGCCGGACCTGTTCAAGGCGGTCACCAAGGTGCTGCTGCCCAAGGACTGGCTGCGCCTGCGCATGACCGGCGACCACGCCTCGGACTTGTCGGATTCCGCCGGCACGCTGTGGCTGGACGTCGGCCGGCGCGCGTGGTCGGACGAGCTGCTGGCTGCCACGGGGCTCGGCGAGGCGCACATGCCGCGGCTGTACGAAGGGTGCCAGCCCACCGGCACGCTGCGGGCGGAGGTCGTCACCGACTGGGGCGTTCCGCCGGGAACTGTGGTGGCGGCCGGGGCCGGGGACAACGCCGCCGGTGCCGTGGGGGTCGGGGTGGTGGCGCCGGGCAGCGCCTTCCTGTCGCTGGGCACCTCGGGCGTGCTGTTCGTCAGCAGCAACCGCTTCGCGCCCAACCCGGAACGCGGGGTGCACGCCTTCTGCCACGCCCTGACCGGCCGCTGGCACCAGATGTCGGTGATGCTGAGCGCGGCGAGCTGCCTGTCCTTCGCCGCCCGTCTGACCGGCGCCGCGGACGAGGCGGCGCTGCTGCGCGAGGCCGAAGCGTATGGCGGCGACCCCGGCGCGCTGGTCTTCCTGCCCTACCTGTCGGGGGAGCGCACGCCGCACAACGACCCTCACGCCAAGGGTGTCTTCTTCGGCCTGACCCACGACACCGACCGCGGGGCGCTCGTCCGCGCGGTGCTGGAGGGGGTGACCTTCGCCTTTGCCGACGGGCTGGAGGCACTGGAGGAGGCCGGCGGGCGCGTCGAGCGCTTCCTGGTGATCGGCGGCGGCGCGCGCAGCGCCCTGTGGGGCCGCATTCTGGCCAGCGCGCTCGGCCGGCCGCTCGACTACCCGGCGGGGGGAGAGGTCGGCCCGGCCTTCGGGGCGGCCCGTCTGGCGCGCCTCGCGGTGACGGGCGAGGAACCGGAAACCGTGTGCCAGCCCTTGGAGATCCGCCACACCGTGGAGCCGGACCCGGCCCTCGCCGCCGCCCTGGCGCCACGCCGCCGCCTGTTCCGCCGCCTGTACGGCGATCTAAAATCGGCCTTTCGCGAGGCCGACGGGGCGTGA
- a CDS encoding pyridoxamine 5'-phosphate oxidase family protein yields MGETAKTLPIWHEGETFLQEKVGVAERMAMVGQRVIRDFMPDQHRDFYAQLPFLVIGSADPDGDAWATVLEGRPGFLSSPSPTALDIAARPNAGDPAAAGLTDGAPVGLLGIEMNTRRRNRMNGVVTATPEGFRVAVDQSFGNCPRYIQLRDATLARDPAQPFAGAVEELTALDPAARAVIEAADAFFVASYADRGDHRQVDVSHRGGKTGFVRVAGDGTLTIPDFDGNLFFATLGNILLNGKAGLLFVDFASGDLLQMTGDAALVLDSPEIAAFQGAERLWTFKARRVVRRRGALALRWTLRADGWSPSSLMTGDWGQAADRLRAEETATRWRPMTVTDIVEESATIRSFHLRPNDGAGLLPHLAGQHLPIRVTPAGAEKPVVRTYTLSVAPSDGAYRISVKREGLVSRHLHDHVRVGDVIEARGPAGGFTIDARAARPAVLLAGGVGITPLLAMLRHVVYEGLRTQRIRPTILVHAARSKAERPFDREITDLVTAANGDVRLVRVLSDPGEAAPGVDYDAVGRIDMALLTRILGFNDYDFYLCGPPAFTQALYDGLRGLNIADSRIHAEAFGPSSLKRTGQTMETAAAPARRSPSTKPVPVAFMNTLKEARWTPGSGTLLELAEARGLDPAFSCREGTCGTCRTKLLKGAVTYVKEPSAAVAADEVLLCCAVPAEAETGEDAPLQLAL; encoded by the coding sequence ATGGGCGAGACCGCGAAGACGCTGCCGATCTGGCATGAGGGCGAGACGTTCCTGCAGGAGAAGGTCGGCGTCGCCGAGCGGATGGCGATGGTGGGGCAGCGGGTCATCCGCGACTTCATGCCCGACCAGCACCGCGACTTCTACGCCCAGCTCCCTTTCCTCGTGATCGGCAGCGCCGACCCGGACGGCGATGCCTGGGCGACCGTGCTGGAAGGCCGGCCCGGCTTCCTGTCCTCGCCGTCCCCAACCGCCCTCGACATCGCCGCGCGCCCGAACGCCGGCGATCCCGCAGCGGCCGGCCTGACCGATGGGGCGCCGGTCGGCCTCCTCGGCATCGAGATGAACACGCGGCGGCGCAACCGCATGAACGGCGTCGTCACGGCGACGCCCGAGGGCTTCCGCGTCGCGGTCGACCAGAGCTTCGGCAACTGCCCCCGCTACATCCAGCTGCGCGACGCCACGCTGGCCCGCGACCCCGCCCAGCCCTTCGCCGGCGCCGTCGAGGAGTTGACGGCCCTCGATCCGGCGGCACGGGCGGTGATCGAAGCGGCGGATGCCTTCTTCGTCGCCTCCTACGCCGACCGTGGCGACCATCGGCAGGTCGACGTGTCGCATCGCGGCGGCAAGACCGGGTTCGTCCGCGTGGCCGGGGACGGCACGCTCACCATTCCCGACTTCGACGGCAACCTCTTCTTCGCCACGCTCGGCAACATCCTGCTCAATGGGAAGGCGGGGCTGCTCTTCGTCGATTTCGCCAGCGGTGATCTGCTGCAGATGACCGGCGACGCCGCTTTGGTCCTGGACTCGCCGGAAATCGCCGCCTTCCAGGGCGCCGAGCGGCTGTGGACGTTCAAGGCGCGCAGGGTCGTCCGCCGACGCGGCGCCCTGGCCCTGCGCTGGACGCTGCGGGCGGATGGCTGGTCCCCCAGCTCGCTGATGACCGGCGACTGGGGCCAAGCCGCCGACCGGCTGCGCGCGGAGGAAACGGCGACGCGCTGGCGGCCGATGACGGTGACGGACATCGTGGAGGAAAGCGCCACCATCCGCTCCTTCCATCTGCGGCCGAACGACGGCGCGGGGTTGCTGCCGCATCTGGCCGGCCAGCATCTGCCCATCCGCGTCACCCCGGCGGGGGCCGAGAAGCCGGTCGTCCGGACCTACACACTCTCGGTCGCCCCGTCGGACGGGGCCTACCGCATCAGCGTCAAGCGCGAGGGGCTGGTGTCGCGGCATCTGCACGACCATGTCCGGGTCGGCGACGTCATCGAGGCGCGCGGGCCGGCGGGCGGCTTCACCATCGACGCCCGCGCGGCGCGGCCGGCGGTGCTGCTCGCCGGCGGCGTCGGCATCACGCCGCTGCTCGCCATGCTGCGCCATGTCGTCTATGAAGGGCTGCGCACGCAGCGCATCCGCCCGACGATCCTGGTCCACGCCGCGCGCTCCAAAGCGGAGCGCCCGTTCGACCGGGAAATCACCGACCTCGTCACGGCGGCGAACGGCGACGTCCGGCTCGTCCGCGTTCTCAGCGACCCCGGCGAGGCCGCACCGGGCGTCGATTACGACGCGGTGGGCCGCATCGACATGGCGCTGCTGACGCGAATCCTCGGCTTCAACGATTACGACTTCTACCTCTGCGGGCCGCCCGCCTTCACCCAGGCGCTCTACGACGGCCTGCGCGGCCTCAACATCGCCGACAGCCGGATTCACGCCGAAGCGTTCGGGCCGTCGTCCCTGAAGCGGACGGGTCAGACCATGGAAACCGCCGCCGCACCGGCGCGCCGGTCGCCCTCGACCAAGCCGGTGCCGGTCGCCTTCATGAACACGCTCAAGGAGGCGCGCTGGACACCCGGCTCCGGCACGCTGCTCGAACTGGCCGAAGCGCGTGGCCTCGATCCCGCCTTCAGTTGCCGCGAGGGCACCTGCGGGACCTGCCGCACCAAGCTGCTCAAGGGCGCGGTGACCTACGTCAAGGAGCCGAGCGCGGCGGTCGCTGCCGACGAGGTGCTGCTGTGCTGCGCCGTCCCCGCCGAAGCGGAGACAGGCGAGGACGCTCCCCTTCAGCTCGCGCTCTGA